TCGTGCTCGCTTTCAATCTCTTTTTCGTGTTCGCTTTCACGCTCACTTTCGTGCTCGCTTTCAATCTCACTTTCGTGTTCGCTTTCACGCTCACTTTCGTGTTCGCTTTCACGCTCACTTTCGTGTTCGCTTTCACGCTCACTTTCGTGTTCGCTTTCACGCTCACTTTCGTGTTCGATTTCACGATCACCTTTGTGTTCGCTTTCACGCTCACTTTCGTGCTCACTTTCTTGTTCGCTTTCGTGTTCATTCAAATCTTCTGATCCATTATAATAACAGTATTCATCGTAATTGGATACGTCTTCACTGTCGTAGTCGTcgttaaaatcaaaatctggAAAAACAGATCAATTATGCTTGAAGTGTATCCAGTTCTGTACGACTGCAGACGTGTTGGCGGTGATGAAGAATTCGAAGGATTAATAGCACGGCTGCAATTATCGCAACAATTTTCACGGGATGCAATGGAAGTGGTATCTTCTCCGAAATAATCCAAAAATTGTCTTcctatttgaacaaaaaaaacgatgccATTGATTCTATCTGATAACGATCAACTCACTACACTTCTAACTTACCGTCGGCATGTCGTTGAAAAAAGATACTGTCGAAATTCGGCACGAAGTCTACGCAGATTAGTCAAAGTCAAAGTTGGCAAGGGGTCCTTTCTGTGAGTCAGGAAGAATTCTTGCAATTGGAAGTCgttttcatcgaaaaaagTAACAACTTTCGCATGTAATCCGTCGCGGCCGGCGCGCCCAACCTCTTGATAATAGCTCTCGATGCTTTTTGATGCGCCATAGTGTATCACAAGTCTGACGTCAGGCTTGTCGATACCCATGCCAAAGGAAATCGTCGCTACAACTACTTTGATCTCATTCTCTACGAATTTTGTTACAATGTCTGATCGGGTCGTCATCGGTAGATCGGCATGATACGTTGATGATTCGATTCCATGTTCAGCAAGTGCCTCTTGAACCTCGTCTGTCTCAACAATTCTCAATACATAAATGATGACGCTACCGGTCACATTTTCCATCAATGGTTTCAAATCACGCCAAGGGTTACCGACACTTTTTCgtttaatcaaaaattcaagATTCGTCGATCGAGTTCGGTGACGATCACAAGTGGAGCATTCAGTCGAGCCATTCTTATTATTTCATTACGTACGTCTTTGGTGGCTGTAGCTGTGACAGCCAAAATTGGAACATTCGGGATGATATCTCTGATGATATTAAGTTTAAGATAGTCCTGTCTGAATTCGTGGCCCCATTGACTTATCGAATGTGCTTCATCAATGGCAACCAATGTTAAACGGTCTTTCAATGTCGTCATTAATTTCTTGCCGTTAAGGCCCTGCAGATATTCAGGACAGCAATAGACAATACTAAATTCATATCCAAAAACGCGTTGTAGAATGGTAGTATCGTTTTGGGCTGATCCCAAAAGACAAGCTGAAACGCCAATTTTGACCATACTGTGCACTTGGGACTGCATTAAAGAAATCAATGGTGATATCACAAGAGTGATTCCGTTTTTCAGAAGAGCTGGCAACTGAAAGCACAGAGATTTGCCGTGCCCAGTGGCCATCACTGCCAACACATCCCTTTTTTCCAAAACCGCTTCGATAATATCTTTTGCATGGGACGAAATTTGACCAATTTGAATTTAGACGTAAGACACTCGACCAGCTGCACATCTGATTCTATTTTACTCAAGTCGGCATCCGTATATTGGATATCCATTTTTCCGACTTTGTAAAAGCTTATGTCTTATGTCTTAGAATAGAACTGATTTTGCTGAGTATTTTATTAGCTTTAAAGTTTTGCAGTGAAATTAGCTAAGTTTTGACAACTCCGAAAATGTTATGCAGagccaacgcactgctcctagcatgaacactactttgacaaacgtcgaatttggagacttttgtgatgagagctaccgcttaagattgattgtattgtgtgtttgaactcacacaactaaaacaagtcacctatcttcacgaaagaaacgcagtgcctactgtgacttcatcagcctccaaatatttcttatgttcatgctaggagcactGCGTTGGCAGAGCTGATGGTCCTTTTGACTTTAACGTCACTTTAAAACAGTGATGCCAGAATACAGACGTTTCTTATCTTTTTGGCCATATTAACCTGATCAGCGAATTGACTGACAATATTCATCAAAAATCTTTGCCCGAATGATTTAAGAATACAACAGAAATTGGACCAATGAAAAATTCTCCAAACATTATTCAAAGACAATTGTCCAGGTATAACAAGTCTGTTCCATCGTATACATGTGAAAACGAATttcctttactagggagggaaaatggactttccgtgcctagggaaaagtctttccctccctcgtaaaggaaaacgtcatGCTACACTcgggaagtaatttgatatttcgtatcacgatgagtaaaagtaccttggacacttttactcatctggatacgaaatataaaattccttcccttgtacagtaatatactattttcaTGCACATGTTGTGTtttgccttattttctcccctcaataggcaatgagaaattagttatttacgtatcgattgaggaggccgaaagagttacgtattaagttttacTGGGGACAAAAGTGGAACaaaggtaaacaaataactatttgatAAACCGAAACCAAAAGAAAACATCCACAGGGTAATAACCTCAACGTTTTTGTGAACTAGTCTTTATTCGGACACCCTTTTGCTTCATTAAAGAACGTCACTTTGAATCAGTGATGCCATCTCACAGACTTTTAATACTTTGTCACAATTCACAATTTAAGTGATACGATCTATGACACCTAGATCCCTCTCCCGTTCgctaaattgattttttgataaGAGAGAACAACAGCATTCATCCATAGCATATAGATACACTCGAAAAATGTTATGGTATCGCTCGGTTATATATGACATTACCTCCAAACTATATCTACTTTGTTCCAGACATGTAATTTTGGGTGACGAGCATCAGCGCTACCAATCAGCCAAGATCTCAgcttcaatattttatgaaaataatatcTAATAAGAGGGCACAGCTCGTTGGGCTCTCATTCCGGAATAATATTTCTCTACCTtaaatgaagcaaaaattcaTTCTCCAAATATTAATTAAAGTAAACTCTACAGGTAATACCCTGATAAATATAGAAGTGGTAGCTCACCGCACGTGTAAACTAAAATACTTGTATACGAAATGGGAAATAGAATAAGctcaaaatgatttaattaaatgttaatAACAAGTTCATGCTCACAGTTGGAAGTCTGGTCTGTATAGCTACCCCTGAATAAAATAACAACCATTCGTCGCCAGTATCACATAGATATTCCCATTTTCACCACTACTGTGCGTTctattgaataaaataaatcataaaattcatcGCACTATGTTGTTTATTGTACCCTCTACCGAGCTACACAGAGCATTTCGTGTTCATAAAATTCCATTAACTTACACAGAAGAAATATGGCTCAGGGatgcataaatttaaaatataatcTTTATTCGAGGACACATCAGTGCACACATTATCTGCTTCCGAGCTGGCTGTGTTCGAAAACAATAGCTATGACTTCGGTTAATCGTCATCATATGCAAATTTAAATGTATAATATAGAAGCGGTGCACAGTTATGATATGCGATAAAACTGTTTGCACTTTGAAATGtggtttcaaattttattgtcaaatcattttcgaaaaaggtGGATTTGGTGTGAAGTCATAAATAATGTTTGGTTGCCGTTCGATTAATAGCACACATAAAGTTGGACAATTAAATCATTCGGCATTCAGATGTGGTTAGgagcagaagaagaagaataacaacaacaagtTTTTGTAACGCCTATTTTGATCGTCAAATTGACTGTTttatgaaaagtttttgtacgttttttgtgtttgaagTTACTCAGCAAGTGTTGTAGTATAGTAAATTGTTGGAGTTATAGTGAATTAAAGTGTTTTTGCTTCGTAAGCCGCAGACAACTTTGTGTGAAAGGACATAACCGCAATTTGATTGTCCAGACGCCACCCGTCGCTGTCAAAAAATTTCGACCGCAGCCGTCTATAGTCCCATAGCAGTGAACTTTCAACCTGTCGAACGATTTTAATTAACTGATCATGCCGTCGATCCGGAAATGTTCAAACGAGTGTCCGAAGGAAAACCGGGATGTGAATATGGACTGGCAATGTATCATTTGTCAAGAGCCGATACATTGGCGATGCTACGGACTTGAAGGAAGAAATCCCgaggaaatttttattatcgaCAACATCAGGATGGTTTGTGATGAGTGCCTGGCCTATCCGAAATCGCCGAAACGTAAACAACCGAATGGATCAGGAAATATGG
This sequence is a window from Bradysia coprophila strain Holo2 unplaced genomic scaffold, BU_Bcop_v1 contig_535, whole genome shotgun sequence. Protein-coding genes within it:
- the LOC119083008 gene encoding LOW QUALITY PROTEIN: Werner syndrome ATP-dependent helicase-like (The sequence of the model RefSeq protein was modified relative to this genomic sequence to represent the inferred CDS: deleted 2 bases in 1 codon); translation: IGQISSHAKDIIEAVLEKRDVLAVMATGHGKSLCFQLPALLKNGITLVISPLISLMQSQVHSMVKIGVSACLLGSAQNDTTILQRVFGYEFSIVYCCPEYLQGLNGKKLMTTLKDRLTLVAIDEAHSISQWGHEFRQDYLKLNIIRDIIPNVPILAVTATATKDVRNEIIRMARLNAPLVIVTELDPNLEFLIKRKSVGNPWRDLKPLMENVTGSVIIYVLRIVETDEVQEALAEHGIESSTYHADLPMTTRSDIVTKFVENEIKVVVATISFGMGIDKPDVRLVIHYGASKSIESYYQEVGRAGRDGLHAKVVTFFDENDFQLQEFFLTHRKDPLPTLTLTNLRRLRAEFRQYLFSTTCRRRAINPSNSSSPPTHFDFNDDYDSEDVSNYDEYCYYNGSEDLNEHESEQESEHESERESEHKGDREIEHESERESEHESERESEHESERESEHESERESEHESEIESEHESERESEHEKEIESEHESERQSEHESSDGSNLRQDVDEEEQETSFESKNASHINQTTDAGETNSEGSIGEIAAKRPRLS